A DNA window from Actinomadura coerulea contains the following coding sequences:
- a CDS encoding sugar kinase, whose protein sequence is MSPDLVTFGETMARLENPAVGPMRHARSLDLGIGGAESNTAIGLARLGGSAAWFGRVGDDEFGRLITTALAGEGVRLDHTVVDGTAPTALLFKERRSGTLTRVQYYRTGSAGSRLRPSDVPHDLIRAARVLHVTGITAAISDTARQALDDAVETARDAGVPVSLDLNYRSALWTPAEAGECLHTLVKRADLVFATEQEARLVVPGDDPAALAAALAALGPRDVLVKRGAAGAVALCEGRLHVQPAHRVPVVDPVGAGDAFAAGYLAEFVRGLPVADRLATATAAGAYAVTVRGDWEGLPGRADLELLKTAENDVTR, encoded by the coding sequence ATGAGCCCCGACCTCGTCACGTTCGGCGAGACCATGGCGCGGCTGGAGAACCCCGCCGTCGGGCCGATGCGGCACGCCCGCTCCCTCGACCTCGGCATCGGCGGCGCCGAGTCGAACACGGCGATCGGGCTGGCGCGGCTCGGCGGCAGCGCGGCATGGTTCGGCCGCGTCGGCGACGACGAGTTCGGCCGGCTGATCACCACGGCGCTCGCCGGGGAGGGCGTCCGGCTCGACCACACGGTGGTGGACGGGACCGCCCCCACCGCGCTGCTGTTCAAGGAGCGCCGCTCGGGCACGCTCACCCGCGTCCAGTACTACCGGACGGGCAGCGCCGGCTCCCGGCTGCGCCCGTCCGACGTCCCGCACGACCTGATCCGGGCCGCGCGCGTCCTGCACGTCACCGGCATCACCGCCGCCATCAGCGACACCGCCCGCCAGGCCCTGGACGACGCCGTCGAGACCGCGCGGGACGCCGGCGTCCCCGTCTCCCTCGACCTCAACTACCGGTCGGCGCTGTGGACGCCCGCCGAGGCCGGGGAATGCCTGCACACCCTGGTCAAGCGCGCCGACCTGGTGTTCGCGACCGAGCAGGAGGCCCGCCTCGTCGTGCCCGGCGACGACCCGGCCGCGCTCGCCGCCGCCCTGGCCGCGCTCGGCCCCCGCGACGTCCTCGTCAAGCGGGGCGCCGCCGGGGCGGTCGCGCTCTGCGAGGGGCGGCTGCACGTCCAGCCCGCCCACCGGGTCCCCGTCGTGGACCCGGTCGGCGCCGGGGACGCGTTCGCCGCCGGCTACCTCGCCGAGTTCGTGCGCGGCCTGCCCGTCGCCGACCGCCTGGCCACCGCCACGGCCGCGGGCGCCTACGCCGTCACCGTCCGCGGCGACTGGGAGGGCCTGCCCGGCCGCGCCGACCTGGAACTCTTGAAGACCGCGGAGAACGACGTCACCCGATAA
- a CDS encoding bifunctional 4-hydroxy-2-oxoglutarate aldolase/2-dehydro-3-deoxy-phosphogluconate aldolase produces the protein MIPRLAPGPALTATGVVAVVRGRRADRVADVLDALVAAGVRCLEVTLNTPGALDGLRAARDRLPADVEIGAGTVRTRAEAEAAADAGASFLVAPDTREEVAGAARDRGLRYYPGALTPNEVARAWDLGATAVKIFPANAFGPRYLRDLAEPFRDVRLLPTGGIGPDTAAGYIAAGAVAVGAGGSLIGDALDGGSLTALADRARALLAAAAPGVAAR, from the coding sequence ATGATCCCCCGTCTGGCGCCGGGACCCGCGCTGACCGCGACCGGCGTGGTCGCGGTCGTGCGCGGCCGCCGCGCCGACCGCGTCGCCGACGTCCTGGACGCGCTGGTCGCCGCCGGCGTCCGCTGCCTGGAGGTCACCCTCAACACCCCGGGCGCGCTGGACGGCCTGCGCGCGGCCCGCGACCGGCTGCCCGCGGACGTCGAGATCGGCGCCGGAACGGTCCGCACCCGCGCGGAGGCGGAGGCCGCGGCGGACGCCGGCGCCTCCTTCCTCGTCGCCCCCGACACCCGCGAAGAGGTCGCCGGCGCGGCCCGCGACCGGGGCCTGCGCTACTACCCGGGCGCCCTCACCCCGAACGAGGTCGCCCGCGCCTGGGACCTCGGCGCCACCGCCGTCAAGATCTTCCCCGCGAACGCGTTCGGGCCGCGCTACCTGCGCGACCTCGCCGAGCCGTTCCGCGACGTGCGGCTGCTGCCGACGGGCGGCATCGGCCCGGACACCGCCGCCGGCTACATCGCGGCCGGGGCGGTCGCGGTCGGCGCCGGGGGCTCCCTCATCGGCGACGCCCTCGACGGCGGCTCCCTCACCGCCCTGGCCGACCGGGCGCGGGCGCTGCTCGCCGCGGCGGCCCCGGGGGTGGCGGCCCGATGA
- a CDS encoding alanine racemase codes for MSLTIPGEHVDWRTKGLWLPGPPVPLEEFAAARHPLFGGPFTWPLMVARRSALDHNIAALAAFCREHALAFAPHGKTSMAPTLSQAQLDAGAWGITAATANQVLAYRTFGVPRVLLANELLDPTALRWLGGEIDRGMEFLLYADSAEGVAAISAAAGERPFRVLVELGHPNGRTGCRTVEELAAVARAVAGAPGTELAGVAGYEGGLPDVAAAGAYLGALRDATVELSPLLPRDVVVTAGGSAYFDQVAETLAGDWLPGHDLTVVLRSGAYVSHDDGIYTERTPFNRVPGSLDAALEIWAQVTSVPEPGLAIAGMGKREAPYDAGLPVPLRIRKADGTTTPADGLRVTDTNDHHAYVATGGASVRPGDLICFGISHPCTAFDKWQVIPVVDDDHTVVDLIRTYF; via the coding sequence GTGAGCCTCACCATTCCCGGCGAGCACGTCGACTGGCGGACCAAGGGCCTCTGGCTGCCCGGTCCGCCCGTCCCCCTGGAGGAGTTCGCCGCCGCCCGGCACCCGCTGTTCGGCGGGCCGTTCACCTGGCCGCTGATGGTGGCGCGGCGGTCGGCCCTGGACCACAACATCGCGGCGCTCGCCGCGTTCTGCCGGGAGCACGCGCTCGCGTTCGCGCCGCACGGCAAGACGTCCATGGCCCCGACGCTGTCCCAGGCCCAGCTGGACGCGGGCGCCTGGGGCATCACCGCCGCGACCGCCAACCAGGTCCTCGCCTACCGGACGTTCGGCGTCCCCCGCGTCCTGCTGGCCAACGAGCTGCTCGACCCGACCGCGCTGCGCTGGCTCGGCGGCGAGATCGACCGCGGCATGGAGTTCCTGCTGTACGCCGACTCCGCCGAGGGCGTCGCGGCGATCTCCGCGGCCGCCGGGGAGCGCCCGTTCCGGGTGCTCGTCGAGCTCGGTCACCCGAACGGCCGCACCGGCTGCCGCACCGTCGAGGAACTGGCCGCCGTCGCCCGCGCCGTCGCCGGCGCGCCCGGCACGGAACTCGCCGGCGTCGCCGGGTACGAGGGCGGGCTGCCGGACGTCGCGGCGGCGGGCGCCTACCTCGGCGCGCTGCGCGACGCGACCGTCGAGCTGTCCCCGCTTCTCCCCCGCGACGTCGTCGTCACCGCGGGCGGCAGCGCCTACTTCGACCAGGTCGCCGAGACGCTCGCGGGCGACTGGCTGCCCGGCCACGACCTCACCGTGGTGCTGCGCAGCGGCGCCTACGTCTCCCACGACGACGGCATCTACACCGAGCGGACGCCGTTCAACCGCGTCCCCGGCTCGCTGGACGCCGCGCTGGAGATCTGGGCGCAGGTCACGTCCGTCCCCGAACCCGGCCTCGCGATCGCCGGGATGGGCAAGCGGGAGGCCCCCTACGACGCGGGCCTGCCCGTCCCGCTGCGGATCCGCAAGGCCGACGGGACGACCACCCCGGCGGACGGCTTGCGCGTCACCGACACCAACGACCACCACGCCTACGTCGCGACGGGCGGCGCCTCCGTGCGTCCGGGGGACCTGATCTGCTTCGGGATCTCCCACCCCTGCACGGCCTTCGACAAGTGGCAGGTCATCCCCGTCGTGGACGACGACCACACGGTGGTCGACCTGATCCGCACGTACTTCTGA
- a CDS encoding M20 family metallopeptidase, translating to MTRSGELLKAMVGIASVNPRAGSGPGFGEAAVAGYVRGWLEARGVKAELREVLPGRPNVVATVPGRDPRMVLLESHLDTVETTGMTVDPFAGTVRDGRLYGRGACDAKGPLAAFMLAAAELAAGDPPPFGVVLAGVVDEEHAYRGVLGLISDLGDAPIAGAVVGEPTGLVPATAHKGCVRYTVRALGTAGHSSRPDEAVNAVALMTRVIDHIGAAAPDVPPHPLLGTATRCVTRIRGGEGPNTVPGRCEIDVDRRTLPGEDPLDVWRRDRAELAALIPGRVEVDEPFTVDYALDTPATSPVPAALVRALEAAGRPATVQGMPFGTDASKLARAGIPSVVFGPGSIGDAHSADESVALADVDLAARLVADTVRSLGGGRS from the coding sequence ATGACGCGCTCGGGGGAGCTGCTCAAGGCGATGGTCGGCATCGCCAGCGTCAACCCGCGCGCCGGGTCCGGTCCCGGGTTCGGGGAGGCCGCCGTCGCCGGGTACGTGCGCGGCTGGCTCGAGGCGCGCGGCGTGAAGGCGGAACTCCGGGAGGTGCTGCCGGGACGTCCCAACGTCGTCGCGACCGTGCCGGGACGCGATCCCCGCATGGTGCTGCTGGAGTCGCACCTCGACACGGTCGAGACCACCGGCATGACCGTCGACCCGTTCGCCGGGACGGTCCGGGACGGCCGCCTGTACGGGCGCGGCGCCTGCGACGCCAAGGGGCCGCTCGCCGCGTTCATGCTCGCGGCGGCCGAGCTGGCGGCCGGCGACCCGCCGCCGTTCGGGGTCGTCCTCGCCGGGGTCGTGGACGAGGAGCACGCCTACCGGGGCGTCCTCGGCCTCATCTCCGACCTCGGGGACGCGCCGATCGCCGGGGCCGTCGTGGGGGAGCCGACCGGGCTCGTCCCCGCCACCGCGCACAAGGGCTGCGTCCGCTACACCGTCCGCGCGCTGGGGACGGCCGGGCACAGCTCCCGGCCGGACGAGGCCGTCAACGCGGTCGCCCTCATGACCCGCGTGATCGACCACATCGGCGCGGCGGCGCCGGACGTCCCGCCGCACCCGCTGCTCGGGACGGCGACCCGCTGCGTCACCCGGATCCGGGGCGGCGAGGGCCCGAACACCGTGCCGGGCCGCTGCGAGATCGACGTCGACCGCCGCACCCTGCCCGGCGAGGACCCCCTCGACGTGTGGCGCCGCGACCGCGCCGAGCTGGCCGCGCTCATCCCGGGCCGCGTCGAGGTGGACGAGCCGTTCACCGTCGACTACGCCCTCGACACGCCCGCCACCAGCCCGGTCCCGGCCGCTCTGGTCCGCGCCCTGGAGGCGGCGGGACGTCCCGCGACCGTCCAGGGCATGCCGTTCGGGACCGACGCCAGCAAGCTCGCCCGCGCCGGCATCCCCTCGGTCGTCTTCGGCCCCGGCTCCATCGGCGACGCCCACTCCGCCGACGAGTCGGTCGCGCTGGCGGACGTGGATCTCGCCGCCCGCCTCGTCGCCGACACCGTCCGCTCCCTCGGCGGAGGGCGGTCATGA
- a CDS encoding MBL fold metallo-hydrolase, whose amino-acid sequence MRLTQHVELVGSGAAGFDLTDPLDCHVYLVRGSRGAALVDAGAGVSAGLLARRMLAAAGPAGERHLLLTHGHADHAGGAAGLARSVEGLAVRAGAPASDWIASGDEEKLSVDRGKAAGVYPEGYAFPACPAVRPIADGERVDLGGGVALQAVATPGHADGHTCYLLDAPEGRALFSGDCVFTGGRISLQNLHDSRVPDYAASLERLAGLEVDMLLPGHHEISLARAGRHLRAARDVLRRGLLPGSTT is encoded by the coding sequence ATGAGGCTGACGCAGCACGTCGAGCTCGTCGGCAGCGGGGCCGCCGGGTTCGACCTCACCGACCCGCTCGACTGCCACGTCTACCTCGTGCGGGGGTCGCGGGGCGCGGCACTGGTCGACGCGGGCGCCGGGGTGTCCGCCGGGCTGCTCGCCCGGCGGATGCTCGCGGCGGCGGGGCCGGCGGGGGAGCGGCACCTGCTGCTCACCCACGGGCACGCCGACCACGCGGGCGGCGCCGCCGGGCTCGCCCGGAGCGTGGAGGGGCTCGCCGTTCGCGCGGGGGCACCGGCGAGCGACTGGATCGCCTCGGGCGACGAGGAGAAGCTCAGCGTCGACCGCGGCAAGGCCGCCGGGGTCTACCCCGAGGGCTACGCGTTCCCGGCGTGCCCGGCGGTCCGCCCCATCGCGGACGGGGAGCGCGTCGACCTCGGCGGCGGCGTCGCCCTCCAGGCCGTCGCCACCCCCGGGCACGCCGACGGGCACACCTGCTACCTGCTCGACGCGCCCGAGGGCCGCGCGCTGTTCTCGGGGGACTGCGTCTTCACCGGCGGGCGGATCTCGCTGCAGAACCTGCACGACTCGCGCGTCCCCGACTACGCCGCGAGCCTGGAGCGGCTCGCGGGGCTGGAGGTCGACATGCTGCTGCCGGGCCACCACGAGATCTCGCTCGCCCGCGCCGGGCGGCACCTGCGCGCCGCGCGGGACGTCCTGCGCCGCGGCCTGCTCCCGGGGAGCACCACATGA
- a CDS encoding IclR family transcriptional regulator, whose amino-acid sequence MTTDQAKPRNQSSSLRRALAVLDHVRDHADARGVSLTRIADDLGISKSTVLRLAQPLIDGDLLTRDRESGWFRLGHGALRLGQAYLSTLDMRSVAADPLRRLQHLVGETCHLVVYEAPDVVYIDKVENEHNVRMASRVGLRMPAYRTAVGKAILAWLGEDDFQTVVAAGMPARTERTITDPVRLAAELERVRLSGYAVDDRENEPEVRCVAAPIFDHTDRAVGALSVSGLTSRMTPARVREVGPMVERAGLEISRVLGSSRPSRRRPDRTRHDPHEGNQP is encoded by the coding sequence ATGACGACCGACCAGGCGAAACCGAGGAACCAGTCGTCGTCGCTGCGCCGCGCGCTCGCCGTCCTCGACCACGTCCGCGACCACGCCGACGCGCGCGGGGTGTCGCTGACCCGCATCGCCGACGACCTCGGCATCAGCAAGAGCACCGTGCTGCGGCTCGCGCAGCCGCTCATCGACGGCGACCTGCTCACCCGCGACCGCGAGTCCGGCTGGTTCCGGCTCGGGCACGGCGCGCTGCGGCTCGGCCAGGCGTACCTGTCGACGCTGGACATGCGGTCGGTCGCCGCCGACCCGCTGCGCCGCCTCCAGCACCTCGTGGGGGAGACGTGCCACCTCGTCGTCTACGAGGCCCCCGACGTCGTCTACATCGACAAGGTGGAGAACGAGCACAACGTCCGGATGGCGTCCCGGGTCGGGCTGCGGATGCCCGCCTACCGGACGGCCGTCGGCAAGGCCATCCTCGCCTGGCTCGGCGAGGACGACTTCCAGACGGTCGTCGCGGCCGGGATGCCCGCGCGCACCGAACGGACGATCACCGACCCGGTGCGGCTCGCCGCCGAGCTGGAGCGGGTACGGCTTTCCGGGTACGCCGTGGACGACCGGGAGAACGAGCCCGAGGTCCGCTGCGTCGCCGCGCCGATCTTCGACCACACCGACCGGGCCGTGGGGGCGCTCAGCGTCTCCGGGCTGACGTCCCGGATGACCCCGGCGCGGGTGCGGGAGGTCGGGCCCATGGTCGAGCGGGCGGGCCTGGAGATCTCCCGCGTGCTCGGCTCGTCCCGTCCGTCCCGCCGCCGTCCCGACAGAACGCGCCACGACCCGCACGAAGGGAACCAGCCGTGA
- a CDS encoding RidA family protein: MSKREIRSADSAPPVGTYSQGLVVGDFVYTSGMGPLDPKTGEIVGTDVATQTRQTLANLAAILAEHGLGLDDVVKSTVHLQDLHRDFAAYDEVYREHFSKPYPVRTTVGSQLMNILVEIDFVAYKKS; this comes from the coding sequence ATGAGCAAGCGCGAGATTCGCAGCGCGGACTCGGCCCCGCCCGTCGGCACCTACTCGCAGGGGCTCGTGGTCGGCGACTTCGTGTACACGTCCGGGATGGGGCCGCTCGACCCGAAGACCGGCGAGATCGTCGGCACGGACGTCGCCACGCAGACCCGGCAGACCCTCGCCAACCTGGCCGCGATCCTGGCCGAGCACGGCCTCGGCCTGGACGACGTGGTGAAGTCGACCGTCCACCTCCAGGACCTCCACCGCGACTTCGCCGCCTACGACGAGGTCTACCGGGAGCACTTCAGCAAGCCCTACCCGGTGCGCACCACCGTGGGCTCGCAGCTGATGAACATCCTCGTCGAGATCGACTTCGTCGCCTACAAGAAGAGCTGA